Proteins encoded within one genomic window of Nonomuraea gerenzanensis:
- a CDS encoding alpha/beta fold hydrolase: MTTVGDVVLVSGGFVDGSGWQGVYDELAGDGLRVHVVQLATRSLLDDVAAARRVLDGLGGPAVLIGHSYGGVVITEAGMHPNVASLAYIAAFAPDRGESAGTLFAASAPILPPVEGFLLLDRGRFATSFAADLPDRVAAFMADSQVPFGVEALGGPVTEPAWRHRPSWYLVATEDRMIPAPAQRRMAGRAGAKTVEVIGSHAVHISQPAAVADLIRQSTE, translated from the coding sequence ATGACCACCGTCGGCGATGTCGTGCTCGTGAGCGGGGGCTTCGTGGATGGATCCGGCTGGCAGGGTGTCTACGACGAGCTGGCCGGGGACGGGCTCCGCGTGCACGTCGTGCAGCTCGCCACGCGGTCGCTGCTGGATGACGTCGCGGCGGCTCGCCGGGTGCTGGACGGGCTCGGTGGGCCGGCCGTCCTGATCGGGCACTCCTATGGCGGGGTCGTCATCACCGAGGCCGGGATGCATCCGAACGTCGCGTCCCTGGCGTACATCGCCGCCTTCGCTCCCGATCGGGGTGAGTCGGCGGGCACCCTCTTCGCGGCCTCGGCGCCCATCCTCCCTCCTGTGGAGGGCTTCCTCCTCCTCGACCGGGGCAGATTCGCCACCTCCTTCGCCGCCGATCTGCCCGACCGGGTGGCCGCGTTCATGGCCGACTCCCAGGTCCCGTTCGGGGTGGAGGCCCTCGGCGGGCCGGTCACCGAGCCGGCCTGGCGGCACCGGCCGAGCTGGTACCTCGTCGCCACCGAGGACCGGATGATCCCCGCGCCGGCCCAGCGCCGGATGGCCGGGCGTGCCGGGGCGAAGACGGTCGAGGTCATCGGCAGCCACGCCGTGCACATCTCCCAGCCCGCAGCGGTCGCCGACCTCATCCGCCAGTCCACCGAGTGA
- a CDS encoding MFS transporter, whose protein sequence is MPRRPLTKAAVIGTALEFYDHALFGLGAAIVFDKQFFPPGTPVAGALGAFAAFAVGFLARPIGGLVFGHFGDRVGRKPMLVVTLLLMGLSTVGIGLLPTYEQVGLAAPVLLTVLRLAQGFGAGAEYAGALVLVAETSDPRRRGLWASLPGAGVQLGILTATLVFTGVTLLPSFETWGWRVPFLLSLVGVGVGLFLRVQVPESELFERERARGLSRFPALEVIRRQPRILLIAFAANAPFGAIAYILNVFVLSYVTRTLGLPAVVGLSAKLLAAAVAIAVTPLFGLLSDRVGRRPVFVGCALFLGGFAFPMFRMVDTGHPALVILAVTIGYGVCVSGMFAVLASLLTELFDTRHRYSGVAIAREWTAALTSGPAPLVATALVAGAGGASWPIALLLVVCAAITAGAVLLAPETRRRDLTADVSEPAARAVRSADCDLGAVR, encoded by the coding sequence GTGCCAAGGAGACCCCTGACCAAGGCCGCGGTCATCGGCACCGCGCTCGAGTTCTACGACCACGCCCTCTTCGGCCTGGGCGCGGCGATCGTCTTCGACAAGCAGTTCTTCCCCCCCGGCACCCCCGTCGCCGGCGCCCTCGGCGCCTTCGCCGCGTTCGCGGTCGGGTTCCTGGCCCGCCCGATCGGCGGTCTCGTCTTCGGCCACTTCGGCGACCGCGTCGGTCGCAAGCCCATGCTGGTCGTGACCCTGCTGCTGATGGGGCTGTCCACGGTCGGCATCGGGCTGCTGCCCACCTACGAGCAGGTCGGCCTGGCGGCACCTGTCCTGCTGACCGTGCTCCGGCTGGCGCAGGGCTTCGGCGCGGGAGCCGAGTACGCCGGCGCCCTGGTCCTGGTGGCCGAGACGAGCGACCCCCGGCGGCGGGGATTGTGGGCCTCGCTTCCCGGCGCGGGTGTCCAGCTCGGCATCCTGACCGCCACCCTGGTCTTCACCGGGGTCACGCTGCTGCCGTCGTTCGAGACGTGGGGCTGGCGGGTGCCGTTCCTGCTCAGCCTCGTGGGGGTGGGCGTGGGGCTGTTCCTCAGGGTGCAGGTGCCGGAGTCGGAGCTGTTCGAACGCGAGCGGGCGCGGGGGCTGAGCCGGTTCCCGGCGCTGGAGGTCATCAGGAGGCAGCCGCGGATCCTGCTGATCGCCTTCGCGGCCAACGCCCCGTTCGGCGCGATCGCGTACATCCTCAATGTCTTCGTGCTGTCGTACGTGACCAGGACGCTCGGTCTGCCGGCCGTGGTGGGATTGTCGGCCAAGCTGCTCGCCGCGGCGGTGGCGATCGCGGTCACCCCGCTGTTCGGGCTGCTGTCCGACCGGGTCGGCCGGCGTCCCGTGTTCGTCGGTTGCGCGCTCTTCCTGGGCGGTTTCGCCTTTCCGATGTTCCGGATGGTCGACACCGGTCATCCCGCGCTGGTGATCCTCGCGGTCACCATCGGGTACGGCGTCTGCGTCTCCGGGATGTTCGCCGTGCTGGCCTCGCTGCTCACCGAGCTGTTCGACACCCGCCACCGCTACAGCGGCGTGGCCATCGCCCGCGAATGGACGGCCGCGCTGACCAGCGGCCCCGCCCCTCTCGTGGCGACCGCGCTGGTGGCGGGCGCGGGCGGCGCGTCCTGGCCCATCGCCCTCCTGCTGGTGGTCTGCGCGGCGATCACGGCCGGTGCCGTGCTGCTCGCCCCGGAGACCCGCCGCCGTGACCTGACCGCGGACGTCAGCGAACCGGCTGCCCGCGCGGTGCGGTCCGCTGACTGCGACCTCGGTGCGGTCCGCTGA
- a CDS encoding response regulator yields the protein MSHPLRVIIADDQALVRTGFRMILAADGIEVTAEAADGAEAVEAARRSRPDVVLMDIRMPRMDGIQATRRILADDAAGATRVLILTTYDLDHYVYTALAAGASGFLLKDVSPEHLVAAVTLVRTGDALLAPTITRRLVERFARRDDAGPPAPHRDLSELTARELEVLRLLATGLSNIELAERLTLSPATVKTHVARILAKLGLRDRVQAVVLAYETGLVSPGST from the coding sequence ATGAGCCACCCTCTCCGCGTGATCATCGCCGACGATCAGGCCCTGGTACGCACCGGGTTCCGGATGATCCTGGCCGCCGACGGCATCGAGGTGACGGCCGAGGCGGCGGACGGCGCAGAAGCGGTGGAGGCGGCCCGGCGCAGCAGGCCGGACGTCGTCCTCATGGACATCAGGATGCCGCGCATGGACGGCATCCAGGCCACCCGGCGCATCCTGGCCGACGACGCGGCCGGCGCCACCCGCGTGCTCATCCTGACCACCTACGACCTCGACCACTACGTCTACACCGCGCTCGCCGCCGGGGCCAGCGGCTTCCTGCTCAAGGACGTCAGCCCCGAGCACCTGGTGGCCGCGGTGACCCTGGTGCGCACCGGCGACGCCCTGCTCGCCCCGACCATCACCCGGCGCCTGGTCGAGCGGTTCGCCCGCCGGGACGACGCCGGCCCTCCGGCCCCGCACCGTGACCTGTCGGAGCTGACCGCGCGGGAGCTGGAGGTGCTGCGGCTGCTGGCCACCGGGCTGAGCAACATCGAGCTCGCCGAACGGCTGACTCTCAGCCCGGCGACGGTGAAGACCCATGTGGCTCGCATCCTGGCCAAGCTCGGGCTCAGGGACCGGGTTCAGGCGGTTGTGCTCGCGTACGAGACGGGGCTGGTATCCCCGGGCTCGACGTGA